Proteins from one Cryptomeria japonica chromosome 4, Sugi_1.0, whole genome shotgun sequence genomic window:
- the LOC131030655 gene encoding cell division cycle protein 48 homolog, with the protein MAHKGESSEPKGTKRDFSTAILERKKAANRLVVDEAINDDNSVVCLHPETMEKLQLFRGDTILIKGKKRKDTICIALADETCEEPKIRMNKVVRSNLRVRLGDVVSVHQCPDVKYGKRVHILPIDDTIEGVTGNLFDAYLKPYFLEAYRPVRKGDLFLVRGGMRSVEFKVIETDPGEYCVVSPDTEIFCEGEPVKREDEDRLDEIGYDDVGGVRKQMAQIRELVELPLRHPQLFKSIGVKPPKGILLYGPPGSGKTLIARAVANETGAFFFCINGPEIMSKLAGESESNLRKAFEEAEKNAPSIIFIDEIDSIAPKREKTHGEVERRIVSQLLTLMDGLKSRAHVIVIGATNRPNSIDPALRRFGRFDREIDIGVPDEVGRLEVLRIHTKNMKLSDDVDLERIAKDTHGYVGADLAALCTEAALQCIREKMDVIDLEDETIDAEILNSMAVTNEHFQTALGSSNPSALRETVVEVPNVTWEDIGGLENVKRELQETVQYPVEHPEKFEKFGMSPSKGVLFYGPPGCGKTLLAKAIANECQANFISVKGPELLTMWFGESEANVREIFDKARGSAPCVLFFDELDSIATQRGSSVGDAGGAADRVLNQLLTEMDGMTAKKTVFIIGATNRPDIIDPALLRPGRLDQLIYIPLPDESSRYQIFKSCLRKSPVSKDVDLMALARYTQGFSGADITEICQRACKYAIRENIEKDIERERKRSENPEAMDEDDSDEVSEIKAAHFEESMKYARRSVSDADIRKYQAFAQTLQQSRGFGSEFRFPDRPAGTAAGASDVFATGDSKDDDDLYS; encoded by the exons ATGGCTCACAAGGGAGAGTCTTCAGAACC GAAAGGAACGAAAAGGGATTTTAGCACAGCAATTTTAGAGCGAAAGAAGGCGGCAAATCGGCTGGTTGTGGACGAAGCCATTAACGATGATAACTCGGTTGTTTGCCTGCACCCAGAAACCATGGAAAAACTACAATTGTTCCGTGGAGACACAATCCTTATAAAG GGAAAGAAGAGGAAGGATACGATCTGTATTGCCCTAGCAGACGAGACTTGCGAAGAGCCTAAGATTAGAATGAACAAGGTCGTGCGGTCGAATCTGAGGGTGCGTTTGGGAGACGTGGTTTCTGTCCACCAATGTCCCGATGTCAAGTACGGCAAGCGCGTCCATATTCTTCCTATTGATGACACCATCGAGGGCGTTACTGGGAATTTGTTTGATGCCTATTTAAAGC CCTATTTCTTGGAAGCTTATCGTCCAGTGAGAAAAGGGGATCTTTTCCTTGTAAGAGGTGGGATGCGTAGTGTAGAATTTAAGGTAATTGAGACAGACCCTGGGGAATATTGTGTTGTTTCGCCAGATACTGAAATTTTCTGTGAGGGGGAGCCCGTAAAGCGGGAGGATGAAGATAGattagatgaaataggttatgaTGATGTTGGTGGTGTACGGAAACAAATGGCCCAGATCCGTGAATTGGTAGAACTTCCTCTCAGACACCCACAACTCTTTAAATCAATTGGTGTGAAGCCCCCAAAGGGTATTCTGCTTTATGGGCCACCAGGTTCTGGGAAAACTTTAATTGCAAGGGCAGTTGCAAATGAAACCGGTGCCTTCTTTTTCTGTATCAACGGACCTGAAATTATGTCAAAGCTGGCTGGAGAAAGCGAAAGCAACCTCCGGAAGGCTTTTGAGGAGGCTGAGAAGAATGCCCCTTCCATTATATTTATTGATGAAATTGATTCCATAGCTCCCAAGAGGGAAAAAACCCACGGTGAAGTTGAGAGGAGAATTGTTTCTCAACTTCTTACACTTATGGATGGACTTAAATCTCGTGCCCATGTTATTGTTATTGGAGCAACTAACCGGCCAAATAGTATTGACCCAGCACTCAGAAGGTTTGGAAGGTTTGACAGGGAAATTGATATTGGGGTTCCGGATGAAGTAGGCAGATTGGAAGTGCTTCGTATCCATACGAAGAATATGAAGCTCTCTGATGAT GTTGATCTTGAAAGGATTGCTAAGGATACCCATGGATATGTCGGAGCAGATCTTGCAGCTTTGTGCACTGAGGCTGCACTTCAGTGCATTAGGGAAAAGATGGATGTCATTGACTTAGAAGATGAGACAATAGATGCTGAAATTCTAAATTCCATGGCCGTTACTAATGAGCACTTCCAGACTGCATTGGGCTCTAGTAACCCCTCTGCTCTGCGTGAAACC GTGGTCGAAGTTCCAAATGTCACTTGGGAAGATATTGGAGGGTTGGAAAATGTCAAGAGGGAGCTTCAAGAG ACAGTTCAATATCCAGTGGAGCATCctgagaaattcgaaaaatttggTATGTCTCCTTCAAAAGGAGTGCTATTCTATGGGCCACCGGGTTGTGGAAAGACATTACTTGCAAAAGCCATTGCTAATGAATGCCAGGCCAATTTCATCAGTGTGAAAGGACCTGAATTGTTAACAATGTGGTTTGGAGAGAGTGAGGCCAATGTGAGGGAAATTTTTGATAAAGCCAGAGGGTCAGCTCCTTGCGTCCTATTTTTTGATGAGCTTGATTCTATTGCTACACAG CGTGGAAGTAGTGTTGGGGATGCTGGTGGTGCTGCAGACAGAGTCCTTAACCAGTTGTTGACGGAAATGGATGGTATGACGGCCAAGAAAACAGTTTTCATTATTGGTGCTACAAATAGGCCTGATATCATCGATCCTGCATTGTTAAGGCCTGGCCGACTTGACCAGTTGATTTATATTCCCTTGCCTGACGAGTCCTCGCGGTATCAAATTTTCAAATCTTGCTTGAGAAAGTCACCCGTCTCAAAGGATGTTGACCTAATGGCACTGGCCCGTTACACCCAAGGATTCAGTGGAGCTGATATTACGGAGATTTGTCAGCGGGCTTGCAAGTATGCCATTAGAGAAAATATTGAAAAG GATATTGAACGAGAACGAAAAAGAAGTGAGAATCCCGAGGCAATGGATGAGGATGATAGTGACGAGGTATCTGAAATAAAAGCTGCTCATTTTGAGGAGTCTATGAAATACGCCCGAAGAAGTGTCAGTGATGCTGATATTCGGAAGTATCAAGCCTTTGCACAAACACTTCAGCAATCTCGAGGCTTTGGTTCTGAATTCCGATTTCCAGATAGACCTGCTGGCACTGCTGCTGGAGCTTCGGATGTATTTGCTACTGGAGATAGTAAAGATGACGATGACTTGTACAGTTAG